A single window of Nocardia higoensis DNA harbors:
- a CDS encoding NADH:flavin oxidoreductase has product MTTVPVPDVLAPARLGPVSLRNRIIKSATFEHMTPGALVSDQLVEFHRQVAAGGVGMTTVAYCAVSPEGRTEADQIWMREEAVPGLRELTDAVHAEGAAISAQIGHAGPVASAKSNGLPALSASRRISPMGPQITHAATLADIARIRTAHGTATRLAVESGFDAVEIHFGHNYFASSFLSPVLNKRKDAYGGSLRNRARLLREVAAEVREASDGRIAVLAKLNMDDGVPGGFWLDEAVQVAQWLEEDGSLDAIELTIGSSLLNPMYLFKGDAPLTEFAAVMSPLMKFGVKLAGKFFLHNYPYQDLFMLEAARQIRANVSIPLVLLGGITDKASMDVAMAEGFEFVAMARALLREPDLITKIQADHEARSLCIHCNKCMPTIFYGTHCVLATPRTSVPLGAPAMPAAGTVAVPADGKDPAGA; this is encoded by the coding sequence GTGACCACAGTCCCTGTCCCCGATGTGCTCGCCCCGGCTCGGCTCGGTCCGGTGAGCCTGCGCAATCGCATCATCAAATCCGCCACCTTCGAACACATGACGCCCGGCGCGCTGGTCAGCGACCAGCTCGTCGAATTCCACCGGCAGGTCGCCGCGGGTGGCGTCGGCATGACGACGGTGGCCTACTGCGCGGTGTCCCCGGAAGGCCGCACCGAGGCCGATCAGATCTGGATGCGGGAGGAGGCGGTGCCCGGCCTGCGCGAACTCACCGACGCGGTACACGCCGAAGGCGCGGCGATCTCGGCGCAGATCGGCCACGCAGGCCCGGTCGCGAGCGCCAAGTCCAACGGGCTGCCCGCCCTGTCCGCCTCCCGACGGATCAGCCCGATGGGCCCGCAGATCACCCATGCCGCCACCCTGGCCGACATCGCCCGCATCCGCACCGCACACGGCACCGCCACCCGGCTGGCCGTCGAGTCCGGATTCGACGCCGTCGAGATCCACTTCGGGCACAACTACTTCGCCAGCTCGTTCCTGAGCCCTGTTCTCAACAAGCGCAAGGACGCCTACGGCGGATCGCTGCGCAACCGGGCCCGGCTGCTGCGCGAGGTCGCCGCCGAGGTGCGTGAAGCCTCCGACGGCCGGATCGCGGTGCTGGCCAAGCTGAACATGGACGACGGTGTGCCCGGCGGCTTCTGGCTCGACGAAGCGGTGCAGGTGGCGCAGTGGCTCGAGGAGGACGGCAGCCTCGACGCCATCGAGCTGACCATCGGCAGTTCGCTGCTGAATCCGATGTACCTGTTCAAGGGTGACGCGCCGCTGACCGAATTCGCGGCCGTGATGTCGCCGCTGATGAAGTTCGGCGTCAAGCTGGCGGGCAAGTTCTTCCTGCACAACTACCCCTACCAGGACCTGTTCATGCTGGAGGCGGCCCGCCAGATCCGGGCGAATGTCTCGATACCGCTGGTGCTGCTGGGCGGAATCACCGACAAGGCGTCGATGGACGTCGCGATGGCCGAGGGCTTCGAGTTCGTGGCGATGGCGCGGGCGCTGCTGCGCGAGCCCGACCTGATCACCAAGATCCAGGCCGATCACGAGGCGAGGTCGCTGTGCATCCACTGCAACAAGTGCATGCCGACCATCTTCTACGGAACCCACTGTGTGCTGGCGACACCGCGCACCTCGGTGCCGCTGGGCGCACCCGCGATGCCCGCCGCCGGTACGGTGGCTGTCCCGGCCGACGGGAAAGACCCGGCCGGGGCGTGA
- a CDS encoding flavin reductase family protein has product MTSISSEFGTTPTGAAGDLPELDPALMRTVLGHFATGVVAITGIDPQTSAPTGLAANSFTSVSLDPPLIAFCVAATSTSWPRVRAAGHYTVNILSAAQEPVCRQLAAKGVEKFRGIEWQPSPAGAPILTDSLAWIEAELEAEHPAGDHTIVVSRVRHLYATDLAPLIFFRGRYGGVGPAESR; this is encoded by the coding sequence ATGACCTCCATCAGCAGCGAATTCGGCACCACCCCGACCGGGGCGGCCGGGGACCTCCCGGAACTGGATCCGGCTCTGATGCGCACCGTGCTGGGGCATTTCGCCACCGGCGTCGTCGCGATCACCGGCATCGATCCGCAGACCTCGGCCCCGACCGGCCTGGCCGCCAACTCGTTCACCTCGGTGTCGCTCGACCCGCCGCTGATCGCCTTCTGTGTGGCCGCGACCAGCACGTCCTGGCCCAGGGTCCGCGCGGCGGGCCACTACACGGTGAACATCCTGTCCGCGGCGCAGGAGCCGGTGTGCCGTCAGCTGGCGGCCAAAGGTGTCGAGAAGTTCCGCGGCATCGAATGGCAGCCCTCGCCGGCCGGGGCGCCGATCCTCACCGATTCCCTGGCCTGGATCGAGGCCGAGCTGGAGGCCGAGCATCCGGCGGGTGACCACACCATCGTGGTCTCCCGGGTGCGTCATCTGTACGCCACGGACCTGGCGCCGCTGATCTTCTTCCGCGGTCGCTACGGCGGCGTCGGTCCGGCGGAGTCGCGATGA
- a CDS encoding alpha/beta fold hydrolase gives MSTTVESSVVPELRELSTEHGVLRYRETGDGPPLLLLHGSGPGVTGWRNFGANVPVFAEHYRTLVLEFPGFGVSDDFGAPHPMMSAQRAVGAFLDGLGLDRVRIIGNSMGGFVATDFALADPERVDRLVTIGGIGTPLFSSAPGEGIIRLGEFVENPTREALIAWLHSMVYDPALVTEELIEQRWEQATDPATLENSRRMYGRAALARMAEAARAAETPGWAKLGRITVPVLVTWGRDDRVSPVDMALLPMRTLRNGEVHIFPNCGHWVMIEQKQAWEAVVLAFLAR, from the coding sequence ATGAGTACAACGGTCGAATCCAGTGTCGTTCCCGAGCTGCGGGAGCTGTCCACCGAGCACGGCGTGCTGCGCTACCGCGAAACCGGCGACGGCCCGCCCCTGCTCCTGCTGCACGGCTCCGGCCCCGGCGTCACGGGGTGGCGCAACTTCGGCGCCAACGTCCCGGTCTTCGCCGAGCACTACCGCACCCTCGTCCTGGAATTCCCCGGCTTCGGGGTCAGCGACGACTTCGGCGCCCCGCACCCGATGATGTCGGCTCAGCGGGCCGTCGGTGCCTTCCTGGACGGGCTGGGGCTGGACCGGGTGCGGATCATCGGCAACTCCATGGGCGGCTTCGTCGCCACCGACTTCGCCCTGGCCGACCCGGAGCGGGTGGACCGGCTGGTCACCATCGGCGGGATCGGGACGCCGCTGTTCAGCTCCGCCCCCGGCGAGGGAATCATCCGGCTCGGCGAGTTCGTCGAGAACCCGACCCGCGAAGCCCTCATCGCCTGGCTGCACTCCATGGTCTACGACCCGGCCCTGGTCACCGAGGAACTGATCGAGCAGCGCTGGGAGCAGGCCACCGATCCGGCGACGCTGGAGAACTCCCGCCGCATGTACGGCCGGGCCGCGCTGGCGCGGATGGCAGAGGCGGCCCGCGCCGCCGAGACACCGGGCTGGGCGAAGCTGGGCCGGATCACCGTGCCGGTGCTGGTCACCTGGGGCCGCGACGACCGGGTGAGCCCGGTCGACATGGCGCTGCTGCCGATGCGCACCCTGCGCAACGGCGAGGTGCACATCTTCCCCAACTGCGGGCACTGGGTGATGATCGAGCAGAAGCAGGCGTGGGAAGCCGTCGTGCTGGCCTTTCTTGCTCGCTGA
- a CDS encoding Dabb family protein: MYKVTRLLHLADPGDETAVATTIERLTSAAKSADARHTLVARTLPGVRNGGDVLAHLQFGSAAEWARHRAAIDEATSGSAIGHVDAVEYESGPASDAHAGRRQDAGPSRIYRTLLLRVDDAADTAQVRRFEHGTLQMPEHIPAILAWQLSPVRHATGAARWTHVWEQEFADVDELLGPYMHHPIHWGHVDRWFDPECPEQIVKDRVCHSFCAIPAPVIDAIPVVDAAPVADAASVADATPVAGATSEFPLAARRG, translated from the coding sequence ATGTATAAGGTGACCCGCTTGCTGCACCTGGCCGATCCCGGCGACGAGACGGCCGTCGCGACGACCATCGAGCGCCTGACCTCGGCGGCGAAGTCCGCCGACGCGCGACACACGCTGGTGGCGCGCACCCTGCCCGGCGTGCGCAACGGCGGGGATGTGCTGGCGCACCTACAGTTCGGCTCCGCGGCGGAGTGGGCGCGACACCGCGCCGCGATCGACGAGGCGACCTCCGGGTCCGCGATCGGGCACGTCGACGCGGTGGAGTACGAGAGCGGGCCTGCGAGCGACGCACACGCCGGGCGCCGCCAGGACGCGGGCCCGTCCCGGATCTACCGGACACTGCTGCTGCGCGTGGACGACGCGGCCGACACGGCCCAGGTGCGCCGATTCGAGCACGGCACCCTGCAGATGCCCGAGCACATCCCGGCCATCCTGGCCTGGCAGCTGAGCCCGGTCCGGCACGCCACCGGCGCCGCGCGGTGGACGCACGTGTGGGAGCAGGAGTTCGCCGATGTGGACGAGCTGCTCGGGCCGTATATGCACCACCCGATCCACTGGGGTCACGTGGACCGATGGTTCGACCCGGAATGCCCCGAGCAGATCGTCAAGGACCGGGTCTGCCACAGCTTCTGCGCGATCCCTGCGCCTGTTATCGACGCAATTCCGGTCGTCGACGCAGCGCCCGTTGCCGACGCGGCCTCAGTTGCCGACGCGACGCCTGTTGCCGGCGCGACGTCGGAGTTTCCCCTCGCCGCCCGAAGAGGCTGA
- a CDS encoding PadR family transcriptional regulator, whose protein sequence is MLSFGEELTGNDLKKWADWSIGFFYWSPSVSQVYAELKKLEELALVRSHMVADEGVRGRRLYGITDVGLRALRNWSRDAEVDMPVLKHGVMLRLWMGHLHDPDHLKRIVHTHIDNLREQARRAARHADRSEPEPGWAFTQMSLRWSQRYFEAEIALAEQLLDDIDEAAARYRESAVRDDNDLPVPRHPGIWRTVGED, encoded by the coding sequence ATGCTGTCCTTCGGCGAGGAGCTGACCGGCAACGACCTGAAGAAATGGGCGGACTGGAGCATCGGCTTCTTCTACTGGAGCCCGTCGGTGAGCCAGGTCTACGCGGAGCTGAAGAAGCTCGAGGAGCTCGCCCTGGTGCGTTCCCACATGGTCGCCGACGAAGGGGTGCGCGGCCGGCGGCTGTACGGCATCACCGATGTCGGGTTGCGGGCGCTGCGGAACTGGTCGCGAGACGCCGAGGTGGACATGCCGGTGCTCAAACACGGTGTCATGCTGCGGCTGTGGATGGGGCATCTGCACGATCCGGACCATCTGAAGCGGATCGTGCACACGCACATCGACAATCTGCGCGAACAGGCGCGCCGGGCCGCGCGGCACGCCGATCGCTCCGAGCCGGAGCCGGGCTGGGCGTTCACCCAGATGAGCCTGCGGTGGTCGCAGCGCTACTTCGAGGCCGAGATCGCGCTGGCCGAGCAGTTGCTCGACGACATCGACGAGGCGGCCGCGCGCTACCGCGAGTCGGCGGTGCGCGACGACAACGATCTGCCGGTGCCCCGGCATCCGGGGATCTGGCGCACGGTAGGGGAGGACTGA
- a CDS encoding IclR family transcriptional regulator, with protein MTIVQDMRPDEANTPSALLDRLSLVLDAFDGRESLGLAEVVARTGLPRSSAHRMLDRLVQLRWLRREGRNYSLGIRLVELGSLAVHQDRVHAASVEHLQHLYRTTGMVVHLAVLDGTDVVYLDKIGGRLAAHVPTRVGGRLPAAKSALGKALLAASGRNEPGDAMIRDLGYAVERNGALQGFGCIAAPIGPAGEATSAVSICGPLSRMPFDSRMTTPVQLTAHAIWRSMNSGVRVTPTLQRRNILRSLPTAPSVLAEG; from the coding sequence ATGACGATCGTGCAGGACATGCGACCCGACGAGGCCAACACCCCCAGCGCCCTTCTCGACCGGCTGTCACTCGTCCTCGACGCCTTCGACGGGCGGGAGAGTTTGGGATTGGCCGAAGTCGTGGCGCGGACCGGCCTGCCGCGCTCCTCGGCCCACCGGATGCTGGACCGGCTGGTCCAGCTCCGGTGGCTGCGCCGGGAGGGCCGCAACTACAGTCTCGGCATCCGGCTGGTCGAGCTGGGCTCGCTGGCGGTGCACCAGGATCGGGTGCACGCTGCCTCCGTCGAGCACCTGCAGCACCTCTACCGCACCACCGGCATGGTGGTGCACCTGGCGGTTCTCGACGGCACGGACGTCGTCTATCTGGACAAGATCGGCGGCCGCCTCGCCGCGCACGTGCCGACCCGGGTCGGCGGCAGGCTGCCCGCCGCGAAGTCGGCGCTGGGCAAGGCGCTGCTCGCCGCGAGCGGGCGCAACGAGCCGGGCGACGCGATGATCCGCGACCTCGGCTACGCCGTCGAGCGCAACGGCGCACTGCAGGGCTTCGGCTGTATCGCCGCCCCGATCGGCCCGGCCGGCGAGGCGACCAGCGCGGTGTCGATCTGCGGCCCGCTGAGCCGGATGCCCTTCGACAGCAGGATGACCACGCCGGTGCAACTGACCGCGCACGCCATCTGGCGCAGCATGAACTCCGGCGTGCGGGTCACCCCGACCCTCCAACGTCGCAATATCCTGCGTTCCCTGCCAACCGCTCCGAGCGTGCTCGCCGAGGGCTGA
- a CDS encoding TetR/AcrR family transcriptional regulator has product MTRSDSVPRRRGRPSVLDSQAIAAGALRLWSERGFTTTSWSDLAEATGISTRTLLRHFSSRADVAWLGVAPATERLSRALDAAGDDGDPSVVIRSAIVESVSHDPQIRRAAPDWLRLISSEPELAATAPLAYRPWIDTLATYICRRLPDAPLAICRALATAYQAATFAALVEWAEAGAHGECADSVDEMLRWMDIHTPVATLHDRHAAVASQPPTPPPGQGHAQ; this is encoded by the coding sequence GTGACCCGAAGCGATTCCGTTCCTCGCCGACGCGGGCGACCTTCCGTTCTCGACTCCCAAGCCATCGCCGCAGGCGCTCTGCGCCTGTGGTCCGAGCGCGGCTTCACGACAACGAGCTGGAGCGATCTGGCCGAGGCGACGGGAATCAGCACCAGGACGCTGCTCCGCCACTTCTCGTCCCGAGCCGATGTCGCCTGGCTCGGCGTGGCACCGGCCACCGAGCGCCTCAGCCGCGCTCTCGACGCCGCGGGCGACGACGGCGACCCCTCGGTGGTCATCCGCTCGGCGATCGTGGAGTCGGTCTCCCACGACCCGCAGATCCGTCGCGCCGCCCCCGATTGGCTGCGCCTGATCTCCTCCGAGCCCGAACTCGCCGCCACCGCCCCACTCGCCTACCGCCCGTGGATCGACACACTCGCGACCTACATCTGTCGTCGGCTCCCCGACGCGCCCCTGGCCATCTGCCGCGCGCTGGCGACCGCCTACCAGGCGGCGACCTTCGCCGCGCTGGTCGAGTGGGCCGAGGCAGGCGCCCACGGCGAGTGCGCCGACTCGGTCGACGAGATGTTGCGCTGGATGGATATCCACACCCCCGTCGCCACCCTGCACGACCGCCATGCCGCCGTAGCTTCCCAGCCCCCCACTCCCCCTCCCGGACAAGGACATGCACAATGA
- a CDS encoding SDR family oxidoreductase, with product MGVYVVTGAASGMGRAVADKLREAGHTVIGVDLRDVEIVADLSTPQGRRAAIDGVLAAVDGRLDGAVLAAGVGPAPGAERPRMIYEVNYRGAVELLEGWRVALAETTDAKVVVFGSNATTTTPAVPGRAVRALLAGDVDKALRAVRIFGRNAPAMAYGASKIAVTRWARRHAVTDAWAGAGIRLNVLAPGAVLTPLLEKQLETPAEAAAIRRFPVPIGGFGDPGDLADWAVFMLSDSARFLCGSVIFVDGGSDAHFRADDWPRAVPLRKLPGYLRRFRASGNR from the coding sequence ATGGGTGTCTATGTCGTGACCGGGGCTGCCTCCGGAATGGGGCGAGCGGTGGCGGACAAGCTGCGCGAGGCCGGGCACACGGTGATCGGCGTCGATCTGCGCGACGTGGAGATCGTCGCCGATCTGTCTACCCCACAGGGGCGGCGCGCGGCGATCGACGGCGTGCTCGCCGCCGTGGACGGGCGCCTCGACGGCGCCGTGCTCGCGGCTGGGGTCGGGCCCGCTCCCGGCGCGGAACGTCCGCGGATGATCTACGAGGTGAACTACCGGGGCGCGGTGGAGCTGCTCGAGGGCTGGCGCGTGGCGCTGGCCGAGACCACCGACGCGAAGGTCGTCGTCTTCGGCAGCAACGCCACGACCACCACTCCGGCCGTCCCGGGCCGGGCGGTCCGCGCGCTGCTGGCCGGCGACGTGGACAAGGCGCTACGGGCCGTGCGGATCTTCGGTCGCAACGCACCCGCCATGGCCTACGGCGCGTCCAAGATCGCGGTCACGCGCTGGGCCCGCAGGCACGCGGTGACCGACGCCTGGGCCGGAGCCGGGATCCGGCTCAATGTGCTGGCCCCCGGCGCGGTGTTGACTCCGCTGCTGGAGAAGCAGCTGGAGACCCCGGCCGAGGCCGCGGCGATCCGCCGTTTCCCGGTGCCGATCGGCGGCTTCGGCGATCCCGGCGACCTCGCGGACTGGGCGGTGTTCATGCTGTCCGATTCCGCTCGATTCCTGTGCGGCAGCGTGATTTTCGTCGACGGCGGCAGCGATGCCCACTTCCGGGCCGACGACTGGCCGCGCGCCGTCCCGCTGCGCAAGCTGCCCGGCTACCTGCGGCGTTTCCGCGCGTCCGGCAACCGCTGA
- a CDS encoding ABC transporter substrate-binding protein: protein MRLGGLSRQRRAVAVIGAAALCTALAATGCASDDESNNNSAVAGAATTSLPDDPATGAPVRIGFVSTEGGAVISLPEMREGAEAAAEYINKNAGGIAGRPIELVVCKQQEEPTSATKCANEFVEQKVAAVLSPGTSQGGTIMPIVAGAGIPYVTLNGVSAQELTSPDSAALSAGLPGTITAMATAAKDKGMKTFTLFASDGGGMGAMVDAMGTPIFQGSGVALKVVPIPLGVPDPTPLVTSGLSGKPEGVSVIADAATCASVYKAIQTTDPGVQKVFIPVCLDPNVTGIIGMDSVTGSTGITATDYLSDRPDSVLYRSVLQAYAPGATVTGAASSGYQVVMALALATDGIQGEVNAASIREALRTSKGVEMPAGGGVTFSCDGTAVPMMPSICSRQMLIGEINDQGVPVNLKVTG from the coding sequence ATGAGACTTGGTGGTCTGAGTCGTCAGCGGCGCGCTGTCGCCGTGATCGGCGCCGCCGCACTGTGCACCGCGCTCGCGGCGACAGGGTGCGCGAGCGACGACGAGTCGAACAACAACAGCGCGGTAGCGGGCGCGGCCACCACCTCGCTCCCGGACGACCCGGCGACCGGCGCGCCCGTGCGCATCGGCTTCGTGTCGACCGAGGGCGGCGCGGTCATTTCGCTGCCGGAGATGCGCGAGGGCGCCGAGGCGGCCGCCGAGTACATCAACAAGAACGCGGGCGGCATCGCGGGCAGGCCGATCGAACTGGTGGTCTGCAAGCAGCAGGAGGAGCCGACCTCGGCGACCAAGTGCGCCAACGAGTTCGTCGAGCAGAAGGTGGCCGCGGTGCTCTCGCCCGGCACCTCCCAGGGCGGCACGATCATGCCGATCGTCGCGGGCGCGGGTATCCCCTACGTCACGCTCAACGGCGTCTCGGCGCAGGAACTGACCTCGCCCGACTCCGCGGCACTGTCGGCGGGTCTGCCCGGCACCATCACGGCGATGGCGACCGCGGCCAAGGACAAAGGCATGAAGACCTTCACCCTGTTCGCCAGTGACGGCGGCGGCATGGGCGCCATGGTGGACGCGATGGGCACGCCGATCTTCCAGGGTTCGGGCGTGGCGTTGAAGGTGGTGCCGATCCCGCTCGGCGTGCCGGATCCGACGCCGCTGGTGACCTCGGGCCTGTCCGGCAAGCCGGAGGGTGTCAGCGTGATCGCCGACGCCGCGACGTGCGCCTCTGTCTACAAGGCGATCCAGACCACCGACCCGGGTGTGCAGAAGGTCTTCATCCCGGTCTGCCTCGATCCGAACGTCACGGGCATCATCGGCATGGACTCGGTGACCGGCAGCACCGGCATCACCGCCACCGATTACCTGTCGGATCGTCCCGATTCGGTGCTCTACCGCTCGGTCCTGCAGGCCTACGCGCCCGGGGCGACGGTGACCGGGGCGGCCTCCTCCGGTTACCAGGTCGTCATGGCGCTGGCCCTGGCCACCGACGGCATCCAGGGCGAGGTGAACGCGGCGAGCATCCGCGAGGCGCTGCGGACCTCGAAGGGCGTCGAGATGCCCGCGGGCGGCGGCGTCACCTTCAGCTGCGACGGCACCGCCGTGCCGATGATGCCCTCCATCTGCTCGCGCCAGATGCTGATCGGCGAGATCAACGACCAGGGTGTGCCGGTGAACCTGAAGGTGACCGGATAG